One region of Streptococcus parasanguinis genomic DNA includes:
- the coaE gene encoding dephospho-CoA kinase (Dephospho-CoA kinase (CoaE) performs the final step in coenzyme A biosynthesis.), with protein MARIIGLTGGIASGKSTVTSYLRGKGYPVIDADQVVHDLQAPGGALYRVLVDHFGREILTKEGELDRVALGQRIFSDLSERDWSNRVQGRLIREALAEVRDRQAAQSDLFFMDIPLLIEQHYEGWFESVWLVAVSKETQLKRLMERNHLSELQAQERIASQMPLDEKRAHADLVLDNNGDLTALYAQLDAALQQLERR; from the coding sequence ATGGCAAGAATCATCGGATTAACAGGAGGGATTGCTTCAGGAAAGTCCACTGTCACCTCCTATTTGAGAGGAAAAGGGTATCCTGTCATTGATGCGGATCAAGTGGTCCATGATTTGCAAGCACCAGGAGGAGCCCTCTACCGTGTCTTAGTGGATCATTTTGGGAGAGAGATCCTTACCAAAGAAGGAGAGCTGGATCGCGTCGCTTTGGGTCAGCGGATCTTTTCAGACCTTAGTGAAAGAGACTGGTCCAATCGCGTTCAAGGCAGGCTTATTCGTGAAGCTCTAGCTGAGGTAAGAGATAGACAAGCTGCACAATCCGATCTCTTTTTTATGGATATTCCTCTCTTAATCGAGCAGCACTATGAAGGGTGGTTTGAATCTGTCTGGTTGGTAGCTGTATCAAAAGAAACCCAGCTCAAACGCCTGATGGAACGCAACCACTTATCAGAACTGCAGGCCCAAGAACGCATCGCGTCTCAAATGCCGCTAGATGAAAAAAGAGCCCATGCAGATCTGGTCTTAGACAATAATGGCGATCTAACGGCCCTCTATGCCC
- the mutM gene encoding DNA-formamidopyrimidine glycosylase, which produces MPELPEVETVRRGLEKLILGKTIQSVEVKYPKMIQTDLDAFRQDLPGQEIRAMGRRGKYLLFYLTDLVLISHLRMEGKYFFYPDEVPLRKHAHVFFHFTDGSTLVYEDVRKFGTMEVLIPELVESYFLAKKIGPEPTEADFKEPAFQAALKKSKKPIKSALLDQKLVAGLGNIYVDEVLYRAKVHPARLGQSLTAREAKVIRKETIAVLAQAVEKGGSTIRSYSNAFGEDGTMQEEHQVYGKTGQPCLRCGTPIEKIQLGGRGTHFCPHCQKEN; this is translated from the coding sequence ATGCCTGAATTACCAGAAGTAGAGACCGTTCGACGAGGTCTTGAGAAATTAATTCTTGGGAAAACCATCCAGTCAGTGGAAGTAAAGTATCCAAAGATGATTCAGACGGATCTGGATGCTTTTCGACAAGATCTCCCAGGCCAAGAAATTCGGGCCATGGGGCGCCGTGGGAAATACCTTTTATTTTATCTGACGGATCTGGTCCTCATCTCGCATTTGCGGATGGAAGGCAAGTATTTCTTTTATCCAGACGAGGTTCCTCTTCGCAAGCATGCCCATGTCTTCTTTCATTTTACAGATGGTAGCACTCTGGTCTATGAAGATGTCCGCAAGTTTGGGACCATGGAAGTCCTCATACCTGAGCTTGTCGAGAGCTATTTTTTGGCGAAAAAGATTGGTCCAGAGCCAACGGAAGCGGATTTTAAAGAACCAGCCTTCCAAGCAGCTCTTAAAAAATCAAAGAAACCAATTAAATCAGCTCTTTTAGACCAAAAATTAGTGGCTGGTCTGGGCAATATATATGTGGATGAGGTCCTTTATCGAGCCAAGGTTCATCCAGCCCGTTTGGGTCAAAGCTTGACTGCTAGAGAAGCCAAAGTAATCCGCAAAGAAACGATTGCTGTGCTTGCTCAAGCTGTTGAAAAGGGTGGCTCCACCATTCGCTCCTACAGCAATGCTTTTGGAGAAGACGGCACCATGCAGGAAGAACACCAGGTCTATGGAAAAACAGGCCAGCCGTGTTTGCGCTGCGGGACGCCGATTGAGAAAATTCAGCTGGGGGGACGCGGAACCCATTTTTGCCCCCACTGCCAAAAGGAGAACTAG
- the era gene encoding GTPase Era, producing the protein MTFKSGFVAILGRPNVGKSTFLNHVMGQKIAIMSDKAQTTRNKIMGIYTTDKEQIVFIDTPGIHKPKTALGDFMVESAYSTLREVDTVLFMVPADEPRGKGDDMIIERLKAAKVPVILVVNKIDKVHPDQLLAQIDDFRSQMDFKEIVPISALQGNNVSRLIDILSENLEEGFQYFPADQITDHPERFLVSEMIREKVLHLTREEIPHSVAVVVDSMKRDEETDKVHIRATIMVERDSQKGIVIGKGGAMLKKIGTLARKDIELMLGDKVFLETWVKVKKNWRDKKLDLADFGYNEKEY; encoded by the coding sequence ATGACATTTAAATCAGGTTTTGTAGCCATTTTAGGACGTCCCAATGTTGGGAAGTCAACTTTTTTGAACCACGTCATGGGGCAAAAAATTGCCATCATGAGTGACAAAGCGCAGACAACGCGCAATAAGATTATGGGGATTTATACGACGGATAAGGAACAGATCGTCTTTATCGATACCCCAGGGATTCACAAACCCAAGACAGCGCTTGGAGACTTCATGGTGGAGTCGGCCTATAGTACCCTTCGAGAAGTGGATACCGTTCTCTTTATGGTGCCAGCAGATGAGCCACGTGGGAAGGGCGATGACATGATCATCGAGCGCCTCAAGGCTGCTAAGGTGCCGGTTATTCTGGTGGTCAACAAGATCGACAAGGTGCACCCTGACCAACTCTTGGCGCAAATCGATGACTTCCGTAGTCAGATGGATTTCAAGGAAATCGTGCCGATTTCAGCCCTTCAAGGAAACAATGTTTCGCGTTTGATTGATATTTTAAGTGAAAACTTAGAAGAAGGTTTTCAATATTTCCCTGCTGACCAAATCACTGACCACCCAGAGCGCTTCTTGGTCTCTGAAATGATCCGTGAAAAGGTCTTGCACTTGACGCGGGAAGAAATTCCCCACTCTGTGGCAGTAGTAGTGGATTCTATGAAGCGGGATGAAGAGACAGATAAGGTCCATATCCGTGCAACCATCATGGTCGAGCGCGATAGCCAAAAAGGTATTGTCATCGGAAAAGGCGGCGCCATGCTTAAGAAGATCGGAACCCTTGCGCGTAAGGATATTGAGCTCATGCTAGGGGACAAGGTCTTCCTAGAAACATGGGTCAAGGTCAAGAAAAATTGGCGGGATAAGAAATTGGATCTTGCCGATTTTGGATACAACGAAAAAGAATATTAA
- a CDS encoding diacylglycerol kinase family protein, whose protein sequence is MDSQDNKRKWKNRDFTSSLEFAITGIFTSIKEERNMRKHALSALAAILAGLVFRISATEWLFLLLSITLVIAFEIMNSAIENVVDLASNYHFSMLAKNAKDMAAGAVLVVSGFALLTGLVIFVPKFWALVFG, encoded by the coding sequence ATGGACTCACAAGACAATAAGCGAAAATGGAAAAATCGGGACTTCACTTCAAGCCTGGAGTTTGCGATAACAGGAATTTTTACTTCGATCAAGGAAGAGCGCAATATGCGCAAGCATGCCTTATCAGCCCTTGCAGCAATTCTTGCTGGTTTGGTGTTTAGGATTTCTGCGACAGAGTGGCTCTTTTTATTGCTCAGTATCACCTTGGTGATTGCTTTTGAAATTATGAATTCAGCCATTGAAAATGTGGTGGATTTAGCGAGTAACTACCATTTCTCCATGTTGGCAAAGAATGCCAAAGACATGGCGGCTGGAGCAGTCCTTGTCGTATCAGGTTTTGCCCTACTAACAGGACTGGTGATTTTTGTGCCCAAATTCTGGGCCTTGGTATTTGGATAA
- the ybeY gene encoding rRNA maturation RNase YbeY: MYIEMVDETGQVSDEILKQTQEILEFAAQKIGKEDKEMAVTFVTNERSHELNLEYRDTDRPTDVISLEYKPEMEISFDEEDLAENPELAEMMAEFDTYIGELFISTDKAREQAEEYGHSFEREMGFLAVHGFLHINGYDHYTPEEEKEMFGLQEEILTAYGLTRQ, from the coding sequence ATGTATATTGAAATGGTAGATGAGACTGGTCAAGTCTCTGACGAAATCTTAAAACAAACGCAAGAAATTTTAGAATTTGCTGCTCAAAAAATTGGGAAAGAAGACAAGGAAATGGCTGTGACTTTTGTAACCAATGAACGCAGTCATGAACTAAATCTTGAATACCGTGATACGGATCGTCCGACGGATGTCATCAGTTTAGAATACAAGCCAGAGATGGAGATTTCTTTTGACGAGGAAGACCTTGCAGAAAATCCAGAATTGGCAGAGATGATGGCGGAATTCGATACCTATATTGGTGAGCTCTTTATTTCAACTGACAAAGCGCGTGAGCAAGCCGAAGAATATGGCCACAGCTTTGAGCGCGAAATGGGATTTTTAGCAGTGCATGGTTTTCTTCACATCAATGGCTATGATCACTATACGCCGGAGGAAGAAAAGGAAATGTTTGGCTTACAGGAAGAGATTTTGACAGCCTATGGACTCACAAGACAATAA